The following are encoded together in the Saccharospirillaceae bacterium genome:
- the yajC gene encoding preprotein translocase subunit YajC — protein sequence MKALLAALALATSPLAFAEGAAAQPMGVTGQLIFLGGFLLIFYFLLWRPQSKRQKEHKALIGDLSVGDEVVTAGGMLGKVTKVTDDFIVIEVSKGVELPVQKVAVTAALPKGTIKEIKA from the coding sequence ATGAAAGCACTGTTAGCCGCATTGGCTTTAGCTACTTCACCACTGGCCTTCGCAGAAGGCGCTGCCGCTCAGCCAATGGGTGTCACCGGGCAGCTGATTTTTCTGGGTGGCTTTCTGCTGATTTTCTACTTTTTGTTGTGGCGCCCGCAGAGCAAACGTCAGAAAGAACACAAGGCACTGATTGGTGACCTGTCAGTGGGTGACGAAGTGGTAACAGCTGGCGGTATGCTCGGCAAAGTAACCAAAGTGACTGACGACTTCATCGTAATCGAAGTATCTAAAGGCGTGGAGCTGCCGGTTCAGAAAGTTGCAGTGACAGCAGCA
- the tgt gene encoding tRNA guanosine(34) transglycosylase Tgt yields the protein MTRECFMNFELHSEITDGSSYARRGTVKFPRGEVQTPAFMPVGTYGTVKGLNPDQINDLGADIILGNTFHLMLRPGTEIIKQHGDLHDFIGWDKPILTDSGGFQVFSLGDMRKITEEGVTFKSPVNGEKVLMTPESSMQVQRDLGSDIVMIFDECTPYPATTQEAADSMRMSLRWAKRSKDAHGDNPSALFGIIQGGMYEDLRDESLQGLTDIGFDGYAIGGLSVGEPKPDMMRILKHTAPKMPKDKPRYLMGVGKPEDLVEGVRRGVDMFDCVMPTRNARNSHLFTSTGVLKIRNAANRTSTEPVDAECDCYTCKNFSRAYLHHLDKCKEILGATLNSIHNLHYYQTLMAGLRRSLEEGTFADFVDEFYAKRGLQTPPLEEPVNAGDDG from the coding sequence ATGACGCGTGAATGTTTTATGAATTTTGAGTTGCACTCGGAAATTACCGATGGCAGCAGTTATGCCCGCCGTGGAACCGTGAAGTTTCCGCGAGGTGAGGTGCAGACGCCGGCATTTATGCCAGTGGGTACCTACGGCACAGTGAAGGGCCTGAACCCGGATCAGATTAATGATCTGGGCGCGGATATCATCCTGGGCAACACGTTTCACCTGATGTTGCGTCCTGGCACTGAAATCATCAAGCAGCACGGAGATCTGCATGACTTTATCGGTTGGGACAAACCTATTCTGACCGATTCCGGTGGTTTTCAGGTTTTCAGCCTGGGCGATATGCGCAAGATCACGGAGGAAGGAGTTACCTTTAAATCCCCGGTGAACGGCGAAAAAGTTCTGATGACACCAGAGAGTTCGATGCAGGTACAGCGAGATCTTGGCTCTGACATCGTGATGATCTTTGATGAATGCACACCTTATCCTGCTACCACCCAGGAAGCGGCTGATTCTATGCGTATGTCATTGCGCTGGGCTAAACGTTCCAAAGATGCGCATGGAGACAATCCGTCCGCGCTGTTTGGTATTATTCAGGGCGGAATGTACGAGGACCTGCGTGATGAGTCACTTCAGGGTCTTACTGATATCGGTTTTGACGGTTACGCCATTGGCGGTTTAAGCGTGGGAGAACCCAAGCCCGATATGATGCGCATTCTGAAACACACTGCACCGAAAATGCCGAAAGACAAGCCACGTTATCTCATGGGTGTGGGCAAGCCAGAAGATCTGGTGGAGGGGGTTCGTCGCGGTGTTGATATGTTCGACTGTGTGATGCCAACACGTAATGCGCGCAATTCGCACTTGTTTACCTCGACTGGCGTTTTAAAAATCCGTAACGCAGCTAATCGCACCAGTACCGAGCCAGTGGATGCGGAATGCGATTGTTATACCTGTAAAAATTTCAGTCGCGCCTATCTCCACCATCTGGACAAGTGTAAAGAAATACTGGGCGCTACTTTAAATAGCATTCACAACCTCCATTATTACCAGACGCTGATGGCTGGTTTGCGCCGCTCTCTGGAAGAAGGTACATTTGCCGACTTTGTTGATGAATTCTATGCCAAGCGAGGTCTGCAAACGCCGCCGCTTGAGGAGCCGGTTAATGCTGGCGATGATGGATAA
- the queA gene encoding tRNA preQ1(34) S-adenosylmethionine ribosyltransferase-isomerase QueA — protein sequence MKTSDFNFELPDQLIARHPMAERSASRLLCLNGQSGAVEHKIFRDIEALIEPGDLLVFNNTKVIPARLYGEKESGGKLEALIERVLNEREALAHLKSSRSPKPGQTIYLGGGKEDGVAVDVVGRDGALFHLKFATDKPLLDLLNDVGHMPLPPYMERDDAEEDKERYQTVYAEKPGAVAAPTAGLHFDDGLLDRLRDKGVNFAYVTLHVGAGTFQPVKVDDVHEHKMHSEYIEVSQQVVDAVNHTRRQGKRVIAVGTTSVRSLESASQEGAIATFYDDSEIFIFPGYQFRSVDAMITNFHLPESTLIMLVSAFAGKQQVMSAYEQAIAEQYRFYSYGDAMFVTPEEV from the coding sequence ATGAAAACCAGCGATTTTAATTTTGAACTGCCAGATCAGCTGATTGCCCGCCACCCTATGGCAGAGCGCAGTGCATCGCGTTTATTGTGCCTCAACGGCCAAAGTGGTGCTGTTGAACATAAAATTTTCCGTGATATCGAAGCCCTGATTGAGCCTGGCGATTTACTGGTATTTAACAATACCAAGGTAATCCCGGCGCGCCTCTACGGTGAAAAAGAGAGTGGCGGCAAACTGGAGGCGTTGATAGAGCGTGTGCTGAATGAACGTGAGGCATTGGCGCATCTGAAATCGTCACGCTCGCCCAAGCCGGGTCAGACGATCTATCTTGGTGGTGGTAAAGAAGACGGCGTTGCTGTCGATGTAGTTGGTCGTGATGGGGCTCTGTTTCATCTGAAGTTCGCAACCGACAAACCGTTGCTGGACCTGCTTAATGACGTCGGCCATATGCCTCTGCCTCCGTATATGGAACGTGACGACGCAGAAGAAGATAAAGAACGCTATCAGACAGTCTACGCAGAAAAGCCGGGAGCCGTTGCGGCACCTACGGCCGGTCTCCACTTTGATGATGGTTTGCTGGATCGTTTGAGAGACAAAGGTGTTAACTTTGCTTATGTGACCTTGCATGTAGGTGCTGGTACGTTTCAGCCAGTAAAAGTTGATGACGTGCATGAACATAAGATGCATTCAGAATACATCGAAGTCTCGCAACAAGTGGTGGATGCGGTAAATCACACTCGCCGCCAGGGTAAGCGTGTCATTGCCGTTGGAACAACCTCCGTCAGAAGTCTCGAAAGTGCCAGTCAGGAAGGTGCAATTGCCACGTTTTATGATGACAGTGAGATCTTTATTTTTCCGGGTTACCAATTTCGCAGCGTGGATGCCATGATCACCAATTTTCACCTCCCGGAATCGACGTTAATAATGCTGGTTTCGGCGTTTGCAGGGAAACAACAGGTAATGTCTGCCTACGAGCAGGCGATTGCTGAACAGTACCGTTTTTACAGTTATGGGGATGCTATGTTTGTTACCCCGGAAGAGGTCTGA